The window ATGAATGTGGTCTGGGATGCCGATCCCAAATCCGTTCTtggcattttacattttttttaaaaagcatgctGTGAATTAACTCTAAATTGTGTGGCTCTGTAATTAAAATGTgagtttttatggaatgaaaatgaaacctTTCTGGAAcaacaaattatttaattttattcatacaAGTCACTTTCCCCAAGTTTTTCCTagttaatgaattaatttttacaTGTGACTGGAGACTCCTTTTTACCACGCATCTTACGGAGATGTGCAATTTCCTCTTTATACCTGCAGGCAAAATATGTCCCTCATTATTTTCCTGTAAAAGTGACCACTAAATGAGCATGGTGTGACCTTCTGACCTGTCAAGATGCTTGTCAATATAGTCCTGCAACTGGGACACCTGTGCTTCTGCAACTGCTGTTTGCTCCTTGTCGTAGCGTCcctgtaaaaaatgttttttttttttttaaaaagtccataTTATATGCAAGGTTGTGTATCTGCAAGAGCCATTCGGTATTAATCGGTCAAAGTTTTGAGCATGGAGGATTCCCAGAGCTGATAAAGTTTCACGTACCAGCGTGGAGTCCGTTATCTCCTTCAGCTGTTTCCTGATGACCGACCAGGATTCTTGGAATATCTCCTCCAGTTTTGGCATCCTGCTGAAGGTTCAGTTTTCGTGACCAGTTGATGACGTTCGTCACGtatcaaaatacagaaaaaccACACTTACTCATAATTGGTCGAACGAGTTGGTGTTTTGACGACTACCacctggcacaaaaaaaaagttttgacggGTTCGTACGCTTAACAGGGGGAAAGTGTGCAATGCAAACCATtccagacaaaacaaaagcagagcAATCCATTTCCTGTTTTGAACTACAATTTCACGTTCATTTACAAGTTTAGTTCCTTCTATGACTCATGCGCACTGTGGTGTATAAAACAATTAAACACAATAACagagaatgttaaaaaaatggttttaataAGTGTAATATCTGTACATACTCTCGTATTTGTGTGTTGGTTTTGTGCTTTTCAGGGCCCCTGGCCAAGTGAGTAAGTAACATTAGTTAGTTGGAGTGAGCTTGGCTGGATAGTCTGTGTGCGAGTGTCTAGCCGTgagttgtggcctacagcagctccttgtGAGATTTCACATGTTTGTGAATTAGTATGACCGTTTATCCCATTCAATAAATTGCTAAAAGTGCACCAGCGATTTCAGCTCTCCTTGCCCATATGCCAGGGCATTACAAGTACCTTCAATTGCTCCATTCTTTTCACTTTACAAGACAAAGTAGAAAACCACCAAGCAATCGCTTGTAACTTGAAAAACACAAAGGTCATAGTACCTGGTCTTTAGCCGCATGTTGCTGACCCTCCATTTTTGATTGATTCTGCTCAATTTGCTGAAGAAACTTGTCCAGTCCTTCTCTTGGCGCAGTGGGCTCAAGGTCGAAATGGGTTTCTGGGGGTCCAGGCTCGAGACCCTTGTCTGGTTTCGCCAAAATCTGTTCCCTCTGATCCCTACATGGTGAAATAGATATTAGGTTACAGGTGAACTAACAATATATCATCAAAAATAGCTTTGACCGAATAAAACGACATTTCTTAACTTTTTACAGCACCAGCACATCTGGATTCTCTATAAAAACCGAAAACAGAGTTCTacttgttgcaaaaaaaataggCACAGTATATTATAGCTGGAGACCTATAAGCACATATTAGGGAGTGATGGGCCTTGGTGGTCCTCTGCAGTCTCTTTTTGTAAGCCCGAGCAGCAGTGCAGAGCTGCTCCTCACGGGCCCTGTAGGAAGCACGGACATCTTGCAGCACGGCGTCTACAAAGGCTCTCAACTTGTTTCCCTCAGTTAGCGTTTTGCCTCCCCCGACGCCATCGATATACTTCTAAAGGGGCAATTAAAGTATCAGGGATGTCAGATATTTGGACCATCcatctgtgtgtttgtgcagcTACTCACAGTTATGTCCCTTAAATAGCACAGCAGCCTTGCGCGATATTGCTCGTGAAGCTCTTTGACTTGCAGCTGCAGCCTTGCGATCTCCTCTTCGGCCTCCTTCATTTGACTCTGACAGCACGAGCGCGTCTTGCGTAGATGCAAGAAACACAACGGAACCGATAAATATACTGCATTGGGTGTAATAGGCTTTAT of the Syngnathoides biaculeatus isolate LvHL_M chromosome 22, ASM1980259v1, whole genome shotgun sequence genome contains:
- the ccdc78 gene encoding coiled-coil domain-containing protein 78, which translates into the protein MQPQDKSERLSIKVDYLESRVTHLSASNTDLSSRLVHSEEEKLKLSKEIVDEKLQMNKMRSRFEEEMFELRNKILNQKGEITELVTERDKLLSQLGSSKTDLKVGEKSEQEYALLKKDYLALAEAHHKELAQSMELSAELLALAQAHHASRSQLAEPYQKARDASDDLHGELDRVKALVGGLLQSRVKPEDLSAFNKEQKSMANTLLGNQEEMKVMLEELKRCYEEEQRTLEEKIVGMRKEERVQSRHQKPSEQTMTRSCCQSQMKEAEEEIARLQLQVKELHEQYRARLLCYLRDITKYIDGVGGGKTLTEGNKLRAFVDAVLQDVRASYRAREEQLCTAARAYKKRLQRTTKAHHSLICAYRDQREQILAKPDKGLEPGPPETHFDLEPTAPREGLDKFLQQIEQNQSKMEGQQHAAKDQVVVVKTPTRSTNYEMPKLEEIFQESWSVIRKQLKEITDSTLGRYDKEQTAVAEAQVSQLQDYIDKHLDRYKEEIAHLRKMRGKKESPVTCKN